A part of Cannabis sativa cultivar Pink pepper isolate KNU-18-1 chromosome 6, ASM2916894v1, whole genome shotgun sequence genomic DNA contains:
- the LOC115724822 gene encoding peroxidase N1, translating into MKGHYSKVMLILFIMSLGLVGTLVNGQGTRVGFYSRTCPKVESIVRSTMETHFKSNPRIAPGILRMHFHDCFVHGCDGSILIEGAATEKTAPPNSGIPGYNVIDDAKQQVEAACPGVVSCADILALAARDSVVLTKGFSWKVPTGRRDGLVSSASDTNNLPGFRESIDLQKGKFLAKGLNTQDLVTLVGGHTIGTTACQLFRYRLYNFTTTGNGADPTINPSFLPQLRALCPDNGDGAKRVDMDTGSAANFDATFFRNLRNGRGVVESDQKLWTDPSTKPFVQRFLGERGLRSLNFNVEFGKSMVKMSNIGVKTGSDGEIRRLCTAFN; encoded by the exons ATGAAGGGCCATTATAGTAAAGTCATGTTGATTTTGTTTATAATGTCACTTGGTTTAGTTGGGACGTTAGTGAATGGGCAGGGCACTAGAGTTGGGTTCTACTCAAGAACATGCCCCAAAGTAGAGTCCATTGTTAGATCAACCATGGAGACTCATTTTAAATCCAATCCTCGAATAGCTCCAGGAATCTTGAGAATGCATTTCCACGACTGCTTTGTCCATGGCTGTGACGGTTCAATCCTTATCGAGGGTGCAGCAACTGAAAAGACTGCTCCACCCAATAGTGGAATACCTGGCTACAATGTCATAGACGATGCTAAGCAACAAGTTGAAGCTGCATGCCCTGGTGTCGTTTCTTGTGCTGATATTCTAGCTCTCGCTGCTCGTGACTCTGTCGTCTTG ACAAAAGGCTTCAGCTGGAAAGTGCCTACTGGGCGTAGAGATGGGCTCGTTTCATCAGCAAGCGACACTAACAACTTGCCCGGATTTAGGGAGTCCATTGATTTACAGAAAGGCAAGTTTTTAGCCAAGGGGCTCAACACTCAAGATTTGGTCACCCTAGTTGGTGGACACACCATTGGCACCACTGCATGCCAACTCTTCAGATACAGACTCTACAACTTCACCACCACCGGAAACGGCGCCGATCCCACAATCAACCCTTCTTTCCTTCCTCAACTCAGAGCTCTTTGCCCGGACAACGGCGATGGGGCCAAGCGGGTTGATATGGACACGGGCAGCGCAGCCAATTTTGATGCTACTTTCTTCAGAAACTTGAGAAATGGTCGTGGAGTAGTTGAGTCGGATCAGAAGCTGTGGACTGATCCTTCCACCAAGCCCTTCGTCCAACGGTTCTTGGGGGAGAGAGGATTGAGGAGCTTGAACTTCAATGTTGAGTTTGGAAAATCTATGG